From the genome of Syngnathus acus chromosome 24, fSynAcu1.2, whole genome shotgun sequence, one region includes:
- the tbx18 gene encoding T-box transcription factor TBX18 has product MAEKRRSPCALSVKAHAFSVEALIGAEKRRRTAGEGATSPGYDVPRTAASPEPPPAGRVHGSEAEYASDGSQSEDALLESPQLAAVCGTGSEDPRVDLQGSDLWKRFHEIGTEMIITKAGRRMFPAMRVKMSGLDPHQQYYIAMDIIPVDNKRYRYVYHSSKWMVAGNADSPVPPRVYIHPDSPASGETWMRQVVSFDKLKLTNNELDDQGHVILHSMHKYQPRVHVIRKECGEELSPVKAVPAGEGTCTFSFPETVFTTVTAYQNQQITRLKIDRNPFAKGFRDSGRNRMGLEALVESYAFWRPSLRTLTFEDIPGMTKQGVQGGHGGVGPSPHLLSPSPCSSPFQVCPLSPGDFTCSRPALPLHRYAAPPEPFPPPRGPASYEGDAFCTLPLSTSQLGYLSGPAPQGYAGLRLHTPHYGLYGYTFPSSPRLAASPDKMSAAANQQITPLGSCPNGTLTDSLGVLAAGQQGFLFDSRTLGLAGSPSGSGGSQVTAHLG; this is encoded by the exons ATGGCCGAGAAGCGACGTTCACCGTGCGCGCTCAGCGTTAAGGCGCACGCCTTCTCGGTGGAGGCGCTCATCGGGGCCGAGAAGAGGCGCAGGACGGCTGGAGAAGGCGCGACGTCGCCCGGCTACGACGTCCCGAGAACGGCCGCCAGTCCGGAGCCTCCACCGGCGGGCAGAGTGCACGGCAGCGAGGCGGAATATGCCAGCGACGGATCCC AGAGCGAAGACGCGCTCCTGGAGAGTCCGCAACTCGCAGCCGTTTGCGGGACCGGGAGCGAGGACCCACGCGTGGACCTACAGGGCTCGGACCTGTGGAAACGCTTCCACGAGATCGGCACGGAGATGATCATCACGAAAGCTGGAAG GCGGATGTTCCCTGCCATGCGTGTGAAAATGTCCGGTTTGGACCCACATCAGCAATATTACATCGCCATGGATATCATCCCCGTGGACAACAAACGATACAG GTACGTGTACCATAGCTCCAAATGGATGGTGGCGGGCAACGCCGACTCTCCGGTGCCACCGCGGGTCTACATCCACCCGGACTCGCCCGCCTCAGGGGAGACGTGGATGAGGCAGGTGGTCAGCTTCGACAAGCTCAAGCTCACCAACAACGAGCTGGACGACCAGGGACAT GTAATCCTGCACTCCATGCACAAGTACCAGCCGCGGGTGCACGTGATTCGGAAGGAGTGCGGTGAGGAGTTGTCCCCGGTGAAGGCCGTACCCGCTGGGGAGGGCACGTGCACCTTCTCTTTCCCCGAGACAGTCTTCACCACCGTCACGGCGTACCAGAACCAGCAG ATAACCAGGCTGAAAATTGACAGAAACCCTTTTGCCAAAGGCTTCAGAGACTCTGGAAGGAATCG GATGGGCCTGGAAGCCCTGGTGGAGTCGTATGCCTTCTGGCGGCCGTCTTTGCGGACGCTAACCTTCGAGGACATCCCTGGCATGACCAAACAAG GAGTCCAAGGAGGCCATGGAGGTGTCGGTCCATCACCTCATTTGCTATCACCCTCGCCCTGCTCGTCGCCCTTCCAGGTGTGTCCCCTCAGCCCGGGCGACTTCACCTGCAGTCGCCCGGCCCTCCCGCTCCACCGCTACGCCGCCCCTCCGGAGCCCTTCCCGCCGCCCCGAGGCCCGGCGTCCTACGAGGGCGACGCCTTCTGCACCCTGCCGCTCTCCACGTCGCAACTGGGCTACCTGTCCGGCCCCGCCCCGCAGGGCTATGCCGGCCTCCGCCTTCACACGCCTCACTACGGCCTATATGGCTACACCTTCCCGTCGTCCCCCCGCCTGGCCGCCAGTCCGGACAAAATGAGTGCCGCCGCCAACCAACAGATCACCCCGCTTGGCTCGTGTCCTAATGGGACGCTAACGGACAGCCTGGGGGTGCTCGCCGCTGGACAGCAGGGCTTCTTATTCGACTCTCGGACTTTGGGGCTAGCAGGCAGCCCGTCGGGGAGCGGGGGCTCGCAAGTCACCGCCCACCTGGGCTGA
- the LOC119118385 gene encoding hormonally up-regulated neu tumor-associated kinase homolog A, giving the protein MPGAAINEKGGGGGGGGAGLALLATPCKDLLRSFPHTKRVGSYLVGKMINKGSFAKVMEGLHITTGEKVAIKVINKKKACQDSYVQKNMKREPRIHQLIRHPNVVVLLETMETENSYYMVLELCGGGDLMERICDKKRLPEKEVRRYTRQILAAVAHLHQHGVVHRDLKIENFLLDQHNNIKIVDFGLSNTVKSESLPLELLSTQCGSPAYAAPELLAHRKYGPKVDVWSV; this is encoded by the exons ATGCCAGGCGCTGCAATAAACGAGAAAGGAGGCGGCGGAGGCGGAGGGGGCGCAGGCCTGGCCTTGTTGGCGACCCCATGCAAGGACCTGCTGAGAAGCTTCCCCCACACCAAGCGGGTGGGCTCCTACCTGGTAGGCAAGATGATCAACAAGGGCTCCTTCGCCAAGGTGATGGAGGGCCTCCACATCACCACCGGAGAGAAG GTGGCCATCAAGGTGATCAACAAGAAGAAAGCATGTCAGGACTCTTATGTGCAAAAGAACATGAAGAGAGAACCTCGCATCCACCAGCTGATACGGCACCCGAACGTCGTCGTCCTGCTGGAG ACCATGGAGACGGAGAACAGCTACTACATGGTGCTGGAGTTGTGTGGCGGCGGCGACCTGATGGAGCGCATCTGCGACAAGAAGCGTCTGCCGGAGAAGGAGGTGCGGCGATACACACGGCAGATCCTGGCGGCGGTGGCACACCTCCACCAGCATGGCGTCGTGCACag AGATTTGAAGATTGAGAACTTCCTGCTGGACCAGCACAACAACATCAAGATTGTGG ACTTCGGCCTGAGCAACACGGTGAAGTCAGAATCTTTGCCTCTGGAGCTGCTCAGCACTCAGTGCGGAAGCCCCGCCTACGCCGCCCCTGAGCTCCTCGCCCACAGGAAATACGGACCCAAAGTGGACGTGTGGTCTGTGTAA
- the LOC119117943 gene encoding serine/threonine protein kinase KIN1-like, whose protein sequence is MLTGTLPFTVEPFNIKNLHHKMLHGDIAHIPSDISKGAVTFVLSLLEADPEKRPSIRAAMECAWINEGFAKSPLLTLLHSNRMCGEDVDASVLAYMTDMLGYSASEVTRTLTDNRPSPLMAAYHLLLAKIKRNPPCVKEKKAASRHPKENRQRAERRRGRTRRQQPPRRHDHHVDDNGAVSSPLAPLRPSTSPEVTDLDATAILNKTETLLLPHVLGSKDQVVHLSPPKTTTSHLCDSAPCHAPSLANPRDSPSGPVQLVRQLIGTTLSDGGGGPIEDVLRFSAPQKSGASPRMHLETLQRAPPTTLPRIHNLGSKDERGGKVSWVPLSLPETSGLQVSASKTQTCPPQRNTMKGGKTTGTKRSSIAKFRPTPRRRMTELNFPLLPAALQCKSDRKLRSVDC, encoded by the exons ATGCTGACTGGCACGCTGCCCTTCACCGTGGAGCCCTTCAACATCAAAAATCTGCACCACAAGATGCTGCACGGCGACATCGCACACATACCCAGTGACATCAGCAAAG GCGCTGTGACGTTCGTGCTGTCTCTGCTGGAAGCCGACCCTGAGAAAAGGCCCAGCATCCGAGCCGCTATGGAGTGCGCCTGGATCAATGAAGGCTTCGCCAAGAGCCCGCTTCTCACGCTCTTGCACAGTAACAG GATGTGCGGCGAGGATGTGGACGCGTCAGTGCTAGCGTACATGACGGACATGCTGGGCTACTCAGCCTCCGAGGTCACGCGCACACTCACCGATAACCGGCCTTCTCCACTCATGGCCGCTTACCACTTGCTGCTCGCCAAGATCAAGAGGAACCCGCCATGCGTCAAG GAGAAAAAGGCGGCAAGCAGACATCCCAAGGAAAACAGACAAAGGGCAGAGCGGAGGCGCGGCAGGACCAGACGCCAGCAGCCGCCACGACGACACGATCATCACGTTGATGACAATGGAGCAGTGTCATCCCCTCTCGCCCCTCTTAGACCCTCAACATCACCAGAGGTCACTGATCTGGATGCCACCGCCATCTTAAATAAGACAGAGACTCTGCTTCTTCCTCACG TGTTGGGCTCCAAAGACCAAGTGGTCCATCTTTCTCCTCCCAAAACAACCACGTCGCACCTGTGTGACTCCGCCCCTTGCCATGCCCCCTCGCTTGCCAATCCAAGAGACAGCCCATCGGGGCCCGTCCAACTGGTGAGACAGCTCATTGGGACCACGTTGTCGGACGGCGGCGGGGGCCCTATTGAAGACGTCCTGAGGTTCAGCGCACCACAGAAAAGCGGCGCTTCTCCCAGAATGCACCTGGAAACCCTGCAGAGAGCTCCGCCCACTACGCTGCCACGCATACACAACCTTGGGTCGAAAGACGAAAGAGGCGGAAAGGTTTCATGGGTCCCGCTGAGTCTGCCCGAGACCTCTGGATTGCAAGTGAGTGCATCCAAAACTCAGACTTGCCCCCCACAGAGAAACACTATGAAGGGTGGGAAGACGACAGGAACTAAGAGGAGCTCCATAGCCAAGTTCCGCCCGACTCCACGCCGACGGATGACAGAACTCAATTTTCCGTTGCTTCCTGCTGCACTGCAATGCAAGTCAGACAGGAAACTGCGCAGTGTGGACTGCTGA